GTACTACTATATGAAATTGGTTATTTACATGTTCTTAAAAGAGCCTGTCACTGTTGATGCAAAGCTGTATGCCACCAATGCGTCAACTCCGTTAAAAGTGATTGTGGGTGTGGCGGTTATTTTCACTATTTTTGCGATTGTTTTCGTGGAGCCTTTATTAACGGTTATTACCAAATATGTGATTGCTAGCGGTTTTTAATAAGGGGTGAAAAACCCCTTATTTTGCTATAATGCACGCATGAAATCTATTTTAATCTTCCTTTTAGCATCGGTACAACTCTTCGCTTTGGAGATTGTTTTAAACAGTGGAAAAGAGAGTAGGGTGAATTATGCCATCTTACATGTAATGGATGCAAAGCCCTTTTTATGCCAAACAATCCCTGATGTCCTCGATAAAAAACACTACATTTGTACGATCAATCGACCCATTGATAAACCCATAGAATCTAAGAAAATGAAGCTCGCGGAGCTTGATTTCTATGAAAAAGAGGGTCTGTTTTATGTCACGATTGAGCCTAAAGTCGATTCAAAACTGATCCCTGTGGAAGAGAGTCTTTATACGACCAGTGAGGTTTTAACGAAGCCTAAAGAGAAGCTTTATGCCCACTGGACGATTCTTTTGCAAGAAAAACCACTTTATGAAGAGAAGAGTGTTCAAGATGGGATTGACTTTCCTGTTGAATTTCCAAAATATCAAAAGCCTTACATCGGTGCACTTGATCTTAATGGTGCTCCGATTTCATACGCGCAAAGCAAAGATATAGGGCTCTATTTAGAGATTAAGCAGGCGTATGAGAGCGGTTATTATGATAGTGTGGTTAAAGATGTCAAACGTGTTTTAACGCTTTTCCCTAACTCGATTTTTAGAAGTGAATTGGAACTGTATCAGATGCGCGCCATGGATAAAATCTTGAGCGCGAAAGGCGAAGACAAATCCGATAATCTCGCTTTCAATGAAAATGACATTATCACTGTGGGTAAGCGGTGGACAAAAGAGTTTGCCAGTGATGAGAATATCCCCGAAGTTTTAATGTTGATGACCAAAGCGTATATCAAAAGTGGTTCCAAATCGGATACCAATTATTTCATTGATATTTTAATCAGCGAACATCCCGATAGTCTTTTTACCAAACGTGCCATCTTGCTCTATGCCGATAACCTTTTCCTTAAAAAAGAGAAAGATAAGGCGATGAAACTCTACCTCGATGTTCTCTTTAGCGCGCAAGATTTGGACATCGCGTCTGAAGCAGCGATTCGTTTGAGTGATCATCAGATGGATGCAGGTAAGATGAAAGAGGCTAAAGAGTATCTGCTTAAAGTGCTCAATGTCAACGCGCAATTTCTTCTTAAAGACAAGGAAGCCAGTTACAAGTTAGCACGAAGACTTTTTGAACATCGTCTGTATGACTTAGCGGCTAAGATTACCGATTTGCTCCTAGAAAATTCCTCTAAACGAGAGGCTAATCGAGAGCTGTTGCTTAAAGAGAGCGGCGATTGGCATGCCAAAGCCAATGAAGTAGAAGCGGCACATGCACGCTATCAAGAGTATTTAAATGATTATAAAAATAGTGGTGATTATGTTCAAGAAGTGACTGAGAGTTTGGATGAACTCTTTTTTAAACTGAACGAAAACAATGAGACAAAACTTGCCAATTACTATGATAAATTGATTGAGAAATACAACAATGAAATTGGGCAAAAAGCACTGCTTGAAAAAGCAAAATTATTGCTCAAACAGCAACGATTTGAAGAAGTTTTAACCCTTCAAAAAGAGCTTGAGCGAGTACCCGATCGTTTTGATATTAAGCCTGAAGAGTTGGTCTATGAATCGGCAAAAGCTTTAGCATTGCAACAACTTCAAAAAGATGAATGCCTCACTGTGGTCAATCTCATTGAAATGTATAAACTCCAAATTACTGAGTCTGAACACGAAGAGAAACTTTTTCAATGTTTTATGCGTGTATCGCGCTTTGATCGTGCCAGAGAGATTTCAACAACACATCTTAAAGACAGCGCTCTTGCAAGTAGGTACCACTGGTCACAAAAAGAGGTACAAGCACTCTTTAAAATGGGAAAATACCAAGAAGCCTTAGCATTTAAAGAAGATCTGAAAACCCTCTCTTTTTCACTCAGGGAAAAAATCGGACTAGAGACGATTCGTGATCTTTTCTTCTCGTTGGTCAAACTTAAAAACCTTGAAGGTGCAGCTTCGTTGGCGGAGAGTATTAAAATTCTCTACCCTGAAGAAGCGAGCAATTTGGATATCTATTATGAGATTGTGAAAATGGCGAGTGATGCGAAAAACGATCTTTTGCTCGTGACATACGCTGAGGCAAGCCTTGAGATGCAAAAGAAGTTTAAATCCACAGCGCTTAGTCCAACCTTGGAGTTTAGCTATATGGATGCGCTAAAGCGTCTAGGACGTGATGAAGAGGCGTTACGTATCGCAGAGTCGCTTCTTCCTCAAAACTTAACGCCTAAAGATAGAATACGACTCTTCTATCAAGCAGGAGAGCTCAGTTTAAAATTGCAAAATACGGTTAAAGCCAAATCCTATTTTACGCAATGTGTTGCTATTAACGATAACAGCTCATGGAAAAACATCTGCCAACAAAATCTTGATTTAATGCCTTAAAACGTATTTTGTAAGAAGTAAAAAGCACCAAAGGTGCGTGGGCTTACTGCTGAAGTAAACCCAGTGTTAACGTAGTTTTTTCACAGAAACTTCGTTTTGAGCTTTGCTTTAAAAACGTGTTCAGAGTTCTGTAAGAACTCTATTAAAACAATATAGACTTGATCTCGCAAAAAGCATCCATGGAATAGCGTCCGCCCATTCTTCCTAGACCTGATTGTTTCATGCCACCAAAGGGAGGGTTTTTTGCCTTTGATGCCGCAGTATTGATCAAAACTCTTCCGCTTCGTATCTGTTTGGCAAATTCATACGCCTTCGTTTCATCGCTTGAAAAGACATATGCAGAGAGCCCAAAAAGAGTGTCGTTTGCCATGTTGAGTGCTTCTTGCTCACTCTCGTAAGGTAGAACGCATAAAACGGGACCAAAGATCTCTTCTTGCACGATTTTCAATGTTTGATCTTGACAGATAAAAACGGTTGGTTTGACAAAATAGCCTTTCTCAAATTCTTGAACCCTTCCAAGCCCACCGCACAAAAGCTGTGCCCCTTCTTCAATACCACTTTTGATGTAGTCTTGCACCGTATTAAATTGGGTTTGGTTGATCATCGGACCAATCTTTGTCTCTTCGTTTTTTGGATCGCCGATTTTAAGTTTTTGGATCGTTTCGAGGAGTAGCCGTTTGACCTCGTTCACTTTTGCTTTAGGGACTAAAAGTCTACTGCCAGCATGGCACGCTTGTCCGCTATTGCTATAGGCACTGCTTAACACATGGGGAATGACCTCTGCCAAATTCGCATCTTCTAAAAGAACCGTTGGGGATTTTCCACCCAGTTCGAGGGTCATGCGTTTAATGGTTTTAGAGCAGTTTTCAAAGATTCTTTTACCCGTTTTGGTACTGCCAATAAACGAAATTGCATTGACAAGTGGGTGTTTTGTTAAAATTTCACCAACTACTTCTCCTGTGCCATGAACGACATTGACAACGCCTTTGGGAATGTTGGCTCGGTGTAGACACTCTAAAAACGCTTGGGTTTCAAGGGCATTAAATTCACTGGGTTTGATCACCAATGTGCATCCAAGTGCGATGGCTGGGGCGATATTGCTACATAAATGCGCTAGATTGGCATTCCACGGAATGATCACGCCAATAACTCCCACACCCTCTTTGATTGTTATGGAGTAGTCATCTTTTTTGATAAAATCGTAGCTTTTGAGCTCTTCTTTGATCGCTAAAAAGAGATTAATCGCATTTTTGGTTCGTCTGCGCGTCGTGGTAATCGTCGCGCCAAATTCTAAAACGGCTAAGTCAATGAGTTCTTCTTCATATTTGTGGAGTTCATCATGAATACGTTGTAAAATATCCATTCGAGTATCAATCGATGTTTGTGAAAACGATTCAAAGGTTGTGGCGGCACAGTGAATGGCTTCATCCATTTCGGCTGGTGTGCTTAAATAAATTTGAGCGATATCCTCTTCGGTTGTAGGATTTTTCAGCGTTAACCGTTTGCTCGAATCAATTGTTTTAAATTCGCCGTTGATATAGTTCTGGTCGATTATTTTCATTAATGAGATTACCTTTATCGTTGTTAAGATTTGAAATGTGCTTCAATAGCGCCAAAAAGATTATTCACATCGCCTTTTGGGTGCGGTGGAAATTGCGAAGCATTGAACGTGCGTTGGCGCTTGGATAAATGAATCGTATTGAAACTAATGCGCTCGCTAAGAGCATTAAACGTCAATTTACCATCGAAATAATCCAATACCTCTTTGATGCCAATCGCTTTCATACATTGCGGCGCTCTGCTGTACCGTTTTTCCAGTCCAAAGACTTCATCCACCAAACCTTGTGTGAGCATGTTCTGCGTGCGCAGTGCAATTCTTTGCGCAAGAATTTCTCGTGGCGTATCAATTTCAAACAGGGCAACCTCTTTAATGAGAGGCGCTTGTTTGGCATGCAAAAGATAGGCTGAGGGGATTTCCCCTGTCGTGAAAAAGATCTCTAACCATTTTTCGATGCGGTAACGATCATTGGACGCAATTTTACTCGCAAAAGCCTCATCTTGCGCGTTTATGAGTGCATACGATGCCTCTAAATCCAACAAGTGTTGCTCAATTTTTTCTTTTACATGTAAAGATATTTCTGGTTTGGTACTGAGTCCTTCCATCATCGCTTTGAGGTAAAAACCTGTACCACCTACGATGATCAGGTTTTTCCCCTCACGCAGGGCTTCTTGCTCGGCTTCTTTAAAGAGGTCAAAAAACATCGTGACATCAAAATGCTCGCTGGGCAAAAGAACATCCATCCCAAAATGCTTTATGCCTTGTCGCTCCTCAAGGGTGGGTTTTGCAGAAGCAATATTGATCTCTTTATAGATGCTGAGCGAATCAAGCGATACAATATGTGCGTTATACTTCAGTGCTAATTCGATGGAAAGTGCTGTTTTACCTGAAGCCGTTGGTCCTAAAATAGCGATGGTTTTCAATGAGTTTCTCTTACATGTAAGTTTGAGTACCGTTGTACTTTTGCGCCTTTTAGCGGTGCTATGCGTGCAATTATAACACTTTTAAAGGGTTTTGTTGTAAAATCAAGCCATCTTAAACGTAAAGGTTAGTATTGCAACAACTCTGGCTCAAACTCAAAGATATTAGTGATTTGATCGTCTTTAAACACTCCGTTTTCGCACTCCCTTTTATTTTCGTGGCGATGATTGTCTCCTCCAAAGCGCAAAGTGGTACCGTCTGGTTTGGATTTAAACTGTTAATTTTTGGACTTTTAGCCGCTGTAAGTGCGCGTAATTTTGCGATGGCATTTAACCGCTATGCCGATCGCGATATTGATAAGTACAATCCACGAACCGCCAATCGCCCGAGTGTCGATGGACGCATTGGTACGTTCAATATGCAGCTTTTTATTGCGCTCAATGCTATTGTTTTTATTGTCGTCGCGTATCTTATTAATGATCTTGCTTTTTATCTCAGCATTCCAATTTTGATTATTTTGGGTGGTTATTCCCTGTTTAAACGTTTTTCACCGTATGCACATTTGGTACTTGGGGTTTCGCTTGGATTGGCACCTATTGCGGGCGTTGTAGCGATTCAAGAATCCATTCCGTTGTGGTCGATTTTACTCTCCATTGGGGTGATGTACTGGGTGGCAGGGTTTGATCTGCTTTACTCCTTGCAAGATATGGAGTATGATAAAGCCAATGGACTTTTCTCGATTCCTTCGCGCTTTGGTCAAGAGGCGACTTTTTTTATCTCACGGCTGTTTCATGCCCAAACGGTACTGTTTTGGTTTCTATTTGTGCTCAGCGCTGATCTTGGATTTTTGGCGTATGTGGGTGTTTTAGTCTCTGCGATTGTGCTCTTTTTTGAACACCGCATTGTGCTCAAAGATTTTTCCAAAATTGATCGCGCTTTTTTCACGCTCAATGGCTATTTGGGAATCATCTTTTTTGCCTTGATCTTTTTAGATAGGATCTAACCATGGAAACCATTCGTTTCGTGACCGCTTTTTTAAAGATCGCCTTTGAGCCAAGTGATGTGGAAAATTCACCGTTGATACAAGAGTATTACACACTTTTGCAAATCAATGACGACCCGTTAGGCCTTTGGCTCAAATCTTCCAAAATTCGCAAAGAAGCCGAAGCGAGCGATCAGGTACTTTTAACACTGTTGATTGAACTGCACCGCAAAATCGATAAATTGACGCATCTGTCGACCAGTGACACACCGTTGTATGTGCCTTTAGCGATGCAAGGAAATCTCAAAGCGATTGGGCATGGGTACATTGAGTTTGATAGCGATGTTTTAAAATTAAACGAGAGCTATTATGCACGCATCGATATGCCAACGTTTCCAAGGCGTCAGATTCCCATTTTTTTTGAAGCGCACACGCAGAGCATCGGTAAAATTGTGATGATGCACGAAGACGATGAGAACGATTGGAACGCGTATATGGTAGCATGTGAGCGTGTGATGATACGTCAAATGAAAGGAAATCAAAGTGAGTATTGAAACCCTCGCCTTTATAGCATTAGCAGCCCTTGTGGTGATCATTTTTTTAATGGTTTATATTCGCGATATCGAGGTCAATAAAAAACTGATGATTTATGAGAAAAGTATCGAAGAGCTGAACTACCAAAATCATGTGCTCAATAAGACATTAAACGAACTCACCTCCGCCTCTAAAGAGCCTGCCTTGGATGCTAAGGCGTTGGAGAGTAAGATACTTGGAAGTGTAAAAGAGGAGATCCATCAAAGCGTGTTTCCACTGGTGGCTTCCCTCCAAGATGTTGAAAAAATTATGCAAAATTTCAGAGATGAGCAAAGTGGTCGCATTGATCGCTTGGAGAGCCGTACCAAAGAGATGGGATTTGCCTCCTCTTCGCCTTCAAGCTCGAATGAAAAAGTGATCGTTTCTCAGTACGCGAAAGGCAGAAGCGAAGCCGAGATTGCCAAAGATTTACGTATTGGCATTGGTGAAGTTGATCTTGTGTTGAAATTGGCAAATTTAAAATAATCTAAGACGGCTTTACATGTAAAGCCGTCTTAAGCACTTATTTCTTCGTAGCACGGCACTCTGAAGAAGATTCTTGTATCATCGAATCTAAAAGAGTAAAGAGGCTGGTACTCGCATCTTCCATCTTTTTAAAATTGTTAATGAAGTGTGAAATCGTCTCACTCGTATACCCATTTTTAAGCAGTTGCATATTTTCAAGCACAGCGTGATGCACTGCTTTGTGAGGTTCATGAAGCATCGGATACGATTTGGTACTGCCAAAGCGCTGTTGAGTCGTAGGCTCTTTGTACCACTTTCCAAGCCTACATGTCTCATGGTCTGAAAATGCTGTATCGGGTTTTTCATTGAGAACGGCAGAGTAAGCATTGGTTTTGTAGACAACATGATCGATCTTCGCCAAAATCGTAAAGATTTTATTTTCAAGTTTATACGAGATGTCTGCTGTAGCATTAGCATCTTTATTAAAGGCACGCAGCGCATCTTCAAAGTGAATGACATTTTGCCCGCTCGTGTTGGCAATAACGCTAATACGATCCGAATTGGAGTGAATGCCATTGGTCTCTTGTTGCAAGGTTTGAATCGTCATGGCGATCTCTTGCGTTGCTTTTTGGGTGCGTTCAGCAAGCTTTCGCACTTCATCCGCAACAACAGCAAAGCCACGTCCGTGTTCGCCTGCACGTGCTGCTTCAATGGCGGCATTGAGGGCTAGTAAATTGGTTTGATCGGCGATGTCTTTAATGAGATTTGCCACAGAAGAGATTTCCGAAGTGCGTTCACTCAGGGAGGTAATTGCCTCATTGGTGCTGGCTAAAAGTTCTAAGAGTTCTTGAATACCTGAAGAGAGTTCGATGACGGTTTCTAAACTATCATTGGATTTTTCAGCGGTCATATTGGAAACTTCAGTGATTTGCGACATCTCTTGAATACTGTTGGAGAGGTCTTGTTGGATGTTAATCACACCGTTATTTCCATTGCCAAGGTCTGAAAATGCAGAAGAGAGCATGCCTCTGGCTTTTCCTTTTTGCCCTTCTGAAATACCAGTAACTCCTTCTGAGAGATAGCGTGCATTAATTGCAAAGAGTCCACGAAAGCCTTCGTTAAAGATATTGCGATACGTTTTGCCTTGACTGGCTGATTCGATAGAGGTTTTTGTCTCTCGCATCAATGCTTCCATTTGGTCTAACAGATCGTTGATGGCGTACGCCACTTCGCTCATAGGTTGTTTGGGATTGACATTAACGACGCGAGGCTCTAGGTTACCTTTCGCCGCCTCTTTGACCACATTGAGCACTTTTTCATAGATGTCAACATCACACTGCATGGTCTTACGGCTTCCAAAAAAGGAGCCGACACCGACACCCAGAAGCAATCCAGACGTCGCCATCGTGTCGGTATAGCCTGCAAAGTAACTTCCACACGCCACGAGAACGAAAAGGGCAAAAAAAGTCAGTTTAGAGTCGTTGAAGCGTGTTAGAAAGCTCTGCATAGCTGACTCCTTTTTGAGTGAGTAGGTCGGTAATGTACGCTAGTGAAGCGTCCATTCCGCCTGTTTTTTCCAGTTCGAGTAATTTGGCGTACAAGGGTTTAATAATCTCTAACGCTTTAGGATTGGCTTTGCGCCTGACGGAGTAGTAGCCGATAATGTTGCCTGCTTGATCGGTTGAAGCGGTGACATTGGCATACACCCAGTAACAGCCTCCATCAAAACTGAGATTTTTAACATACGCAAAAATCTCCTCTTTATTTTTGACATGATCCCATAAGAGTTTAAAAATAATGCGAGGCATGTCAGGATGACGAATAATACTGTGAGGTTTACCAAGAATTTCTTGCTCGCTCGCACCTACGATTTTGATGAAAGGTTCATTGCAGTAAGTGACTTTGCCATGGGTATCGGTTTTAGAAACTAAAAACGCATCAGCACTGACCGTATGTTCCTTGTTATTTGGAACGGGTTTTTGCATACCTAATACTCCTTATAAAGCTAAAAAATGTCACATTCTAGCTCAAAAATTTTTAGAAATAGCTTGTAAGTTCTGAGAATCACTTTTGCAATCTATATTGTGGATATTTATGTATAATGACCTCCGCATTAAAGTAACAAGGAACAAAAATGTTAGTGGATGGATTTGGAAGAAACGTCACTTATTTAAGGGTTTCCGTAACGGAGAGGTGTAATTTTAGGTGTCAGTATTGTATGCCTGAAAAGCCCTTTTCATGGGTGCCTAAAGAGAATTTACTGAGCTTTGAAGAACTTTTTTTATTTGTAAAAGTTGCCATTGATGAGGGGATCACCAAGATCAGAATCACTGGAGGCGAGCCTCTTTTAAGAACCGATTTAGATAAATTTATCGCCATGATCAATCAGCACAAGAGTGGATTGGATTTAGCGCTCACGACCAACGGTTTTTTACTCAAAGATGCGGCGCAAAAACTCAAAAATGCTGGACTTCAACGCGTTAATATCTCATTGGATAGCCTAAAGCCTGAGGTCGCCAGCAAAATGGCGCAAAAAGATGTCTTAGCTAAAGTGCAAGCCGGCATTGAAGAAGCACTCAAAGTGGGACTCAATGTTAAAATTAACATGGTGCCCATTAAAGGCATTAACGCTGATGAGGTTTTGGATGTGCTCGAATATGCGAAAGCTCGTGGTATGTCGATTCGCTTTATCGAATACATGGAAAATACCCATGCCAAAGAGCAACTCAAAGGTTTGAGTGGCGATGAGGTGCAAGCACTGATCGCGCAACGATACCATTTTAAAGCCATTGGTCGTGTGGGACCAAGTCCTGCGCATCTTTTTGAGCTGGATGATGGGTATGTTTTTGGTATTATTGATCCGCATAAGCACGATTTTTGTGAGGATTGTAACCGCATTCGCCTCACCGCTGAGGGCATGCTCATTCCCTGTCTTTATTTTGATGAAGCGATGAGCATCAAAGACGCGGTGCATAAAGGCGATGTTGCCGCAGCGGCTGAGGTTTTAAAAGAGGTGTTACGCAATAAACCTGAAAAGAATAAATGGAGCGATGATGATCAAAATGAGACCTCTTCGCGCGCCTTTTACGAAACGGGTGGGTGAGTAAAGTAGAAGAAGGGGATCTCTTCGCCTTCTTCGATACTCTCTTTGCCTTCGCTTAAGGTATACCCATTGCACTGACTGAGGATATTAAGCCGTCCTGCCTCGTAATAGGGAGCGCAGACAAAGTGTCTTCCATCGCTGTAGCCTGGAATCGCACTCATCGAATTATCTTTACATGTAAGGCGTTTTTGGTTGATGCAGGTGATAAAATCAGGAATAATGCACGGTCGATGTTGCAGGTGTCGAAGCAGTGGAACGCCCAACATCTCAAATCCCAACATGCACCCCAATGGAAGCCCAGGAAGATGTAAAATAGGTGTGTTTTCAAAAAGCGTTAGTGCACTTGGTTTGGCAGGCGTAATGCGGACTTGGTGAAAAAGAGGTTGAAGTGCTTTGGTCTCCAAGAGATGGCGCATCGCATCGTGACGACTCAGTGCTCCTGTTGTAATGACGCAATCTGCTTTGCCAACGAATTCTTGCAATGCCTTTAAAATCGTAGCATCATCCTCTTCGCAAATAACAATCTCACCAACTTTCCCCCCTAATTCGACGACCCGTGCGGCTAAACTCATCGCATTGGAGTTGTGGATTTCACCTGAGGCGAGTTGAGAGCCAATGCTCAAAATACTTACCGTTGGCTTTTGTACCGCTTGGACTTTAGCAATGCCTTGGGCTGAGAGGGCTGTGATTTTTTGCGCACTGATACGCTCATATTTTTTCAGCAGTAATTCGCCTTTAGCAATGTCTTCACCCTCTTTTTTGATGTGTTGAGATTGGCTTACATGTAAAGGAATTTTGATGCACTCATTTTGGTCAAGAAGGACATCTTCTTCCGCAATAATCGTATCGGCACCTTCGGGAATACTCTCCCCCGTGGAAAGCCTAACACCGTACCCCAAAGGAATGGGCGTAGGATAGGGTGGATTTAACAGTGTGTAAGTCATGGTATGTAGCTCAAATGCGATGCCATAGCCTTCTTTGAGGCTCATTGGGTGTTTGGGTAGTGCAAATTTGGCGTAAACATCGCTACTGGAAATACGGTTAATCGCTTTTAAAAGAGGCAATGTTTGGTTTACATGTAAAGGTTGAATTTGTGTTTGAATAATCTGAAGCGCTTCTTGGTACGAAATAGGCATGGTTTAACCTTGTGATTTATGGGTACTATTATACTAAAATGGGTAAAATCTGAGATTATTTTTTTGAAGGATTTTTCATTATGGAAGAACTGATCCAATTATCGAGTCAACTGCATTTGGTTTTCATCATCCTTTTAGTCGTACTGATCGCACTCAATCTCTATTTGCTCAAAAGTGA
Above is a genomic segment from Sulfurospirillum halorespirans DSM 13726 containing:
- a CDS encoding tetratricopeptide repeat protein; this translates as MKSILIFLLASVQLFALEIVLNSGKESRVNYAILHVMDAKPFLCQTIPDVLDKKHYICTINRPIDKPIESKKMKLAELDFYEKEGLFYVTIEPKVDSKLIPVEESLYTTSEVLTKPKEKLYAHWTILLQEKPLYEEKSVQDGIDFPVEFPKYQKPYIGALDLNGAPISYAQSKDIGLYLEIKQAYESGYYDSVVKDVKRVLTLFPNSIFRSELELYQMRAMDKILSAKGEDKSDNLAFNENDIITVGKRWTKEFASDENIPEVLMLMTKAYIKSGSKSDTNYFIDILISEHPDSLFTKRAILLYADNLFLKKEKDKAMKLYLDVLFSAQDLDIASEAAIRLSDHQMDAGKMKEAKEYLLKVLNVNAQFLLKDKEASYKLARRLFEHRLYDLAAKITDLLLENSSKREANRELLLKESGDWHAKANEVEAAHARYQEYLNDYKNSGDYVQEVTESLDELFFKLNENNETKLANYYDKLIEKYNNEIGQKALLEKAKLLLKQQRFEEVLTLQKELERVPDRFDIKPEELVYESAKALALQQLQKDECLTVVNLIEMYKLQITESEHEEKLFQCFMRVSRFDRAREISTTHLKDSALASRYHWSQKEVQALFKMGKYQEALAFKEDLKTLSFSLREKIGLETIRDLFFSLVKLKNLEGAASLAESIKILYPEEASNLDIYYEIVKMASDAKNDLLLVTYAEASLEMQKKFKSTALSPTLEFSYMDALKRLGRDEEALRIAESLLPQNLTPKDRIRLFYQAGELSLKLQNTVKAKSYFTQCVAINDNSSWKNICQQNLDLMP
- a CDS encoding aldehyde dehydrogenase family protein, which produces MKIIDQNYINGEFKTIDSSKRLTLKNPTTEEDIAQIYLSTPAEMDEAIHCAATTFESFSQTSIDTRMDILQRIHDELHKYEEELIDLAVLEFGATITTTRRRTKNAINLFLAIKEELKSYDFIKKDDYSITIKEGVGVIGVIIPWNANLAHLCSNIAPAIALGCTLVIKPSEFNALETQAFLECLHRANIPKGVVNVVHGTGEVVGEILTKHPLVNAISFIGSTKTGKRIFENCSKTIKRMTLELGGKSPTVLLEDANLAEVIPHVLSSAYSNSGQACHAGSRLLVPKAKVNEVKRLLLETIQKLKIGDPKNEETKIGPMINQTQFNTVQDYIKSGIEEGAQLLCGGLGRVQEFEKGYFVKPTVFICQDQTLKIVQEEIFGPVLCVLPYESEQEALNMANDTLFGLSAYVFSSDETKAYEFAKQIRSGRVLINTAASKAKNPPFGGMKQSGLGRMGGRYSMDAFCEIKSILF
- the miaA gene encoding tRNA (adenosine(37)-N6)-dimethylallyltransferase MiaA codes for the protein MKTIAILGPTASGKTALSIELALKYNAHIVSLDSLSIYKEINIASAKPTLEERQGIKHFGMDVLLPSEHFDVTMFFDLFKEAEQEALREGKNLIIVGGTGFYLKAMMEGLSTKPEISLHVKEKIEQHLLDLEASYALINAQDEAFASKIASNDRYRIEKWLEIFFTTGEIPSAYLLHAKQAPLIKEVALFEIDTPREILAQRIALRTQNMLTQGLVDEVFGLEKRYSRAPQCMKAIGIKEVLDYFDGKLTFNALSERISFNTIHLSKRQRTFNASQFPPHPKGDVNNLFGAIEAHFKS
- the mqnP gene encoding menaquinone biosynthesis prenyltransferase MqnP — its product is MQQLWLKLKDISDLIVFKHSVFALPFIFVAMIVSSKAQSGTVWFGFKLLIFGLLAAVSARNFAMAFNRYADRDIDKYNPRTANRPSVDGRIGTFNMQLFIALNAIVFIVVAYLINDLAFYLSIPILIILGGYSLFKRFSPYAHLVLGVSLGLAPIAGVVAIQESIPLWSILLSIGVMYWVAGFDLLYSLQDMEYDKANGLFSIPSRFGQEATFFISRLFHAQTVLFWFLFVLSADLGFLAYVGVLVSAIVLFFEHRIVLKDFSKIDRAFFTLNGYLGIIFFALIFLDRI
- a CDS encoding DUF6115 domain-containing protein, with amino-acid sequence MSIETLAFIALAALVVIIFLMVYIRDIEVNKKLMIYEKSIEELNYQNHVLNKTLNELTSASKEPALDAKALESKILGSVKEEIHQSVFPLVASLQDVEKIMQNFRDEQSGRIDRLESRTKEMGFASSSPSSSNEKVIVSQYAKGRSEAEIAKDLRIGIGEVDLVLKLANLK
- a CDS encoding CZB domain-containing protein, with translation MAKIDHVVYKTNAYSAVLNEKPDTAFSDHETCRLGKWYKEPTTQQRFGSTKSYPMLHEPHKAVHHAVLENMQLLKNGYTSETISHFINNFKKMEDASTSLFTLLDSMIQESSSECRATKK
- a CDS encoding PAS domain-containing protein, with product MQKPVPNNKEHTVSADAFLVSKTDTHGKVTYCNEPFIKIVGASEQEILGKPHSIIRHPDMPRIIFKLLWDHVKNKEEIFAYVKNLSFDGGCYWVYANVTASTDQAGNIIGYYSVRRKANPKALEIIKPLYAKLLELEKTGGMDASLAYITDLLTQKGVSYAELSNTLQRL
- the moaA gene encoding GTP 3',8-cyclase MoaA, which gives rise to MLVDGFGRNVTYLRVSVTERCNFRCQYCMPEKPFSWVPKENLLSFEELFLFVKVAIDEGITKIRITGGEPLLRTDLDKFIAMINQHKSGLDLALTTNGFLLKDAAQKLKNAGLQRVNISLDSLKPEVASKMAQKDVLAKVQAGIEEALKVGLNVKINMVPIKGINADEVLDVLEYAKARGMSIRFIEYMENTHAKEQLKGLSGDEVQALIAQRYHFKAIGRVGPSPAHLFELDDGYVFGIIDPHKHDFCEDCNRIRLTAEGMLIPCLYFDEAMSIKDAVHKGDVAAAAEVLKEVLRNKPEKNKWSDDDQNETSSRAFYETGG
- a CDS encoding molybdopterin molybdotransferase MoeA, encoding MPISYQEALQIIQTQIQPLHVNQTLPLLKAINRISSSDVYAKFALPKHPMSLKEGYGIAFELHTMTYTLLNPPYPTPIPLGYGVRLSTGESIPEGADTIIAEEDVLLDQNECIKIPLHVSQSQHIKKEGEDIAKGELLLKKYERISAQKITALSAQGIAKVQAVQKPTVSILSIGSQLASGEIHNSNAMSLAARVVELGGKVGEIVICEEDDATILKALQEFVGKADCVITTGALSRHDAMRHLLETKALQPLFHQVRITPAKPSALTLFENTPILHLPGLPLGCMLGFEMLGVPLLRHLQHRPCIIPDFITCINQKRLTCKDNSMSAIPGYSDGRHFVCAPYYEAGRLNILSQCNGYTLSEGKESIEEGEEIPFFYFTHPPVS